Proteins found in one Labeo rohita strain BAU-BD-2019 chromosome 11, IGBB_LRoh.1.0, whole genome shotgun sequence genomic segment:
- the LOC127173089 gene encoding GTPase IMAP family member 8-like, translating to MEQEIRAVVLGWQKSDKALVINSILGDEVESDKYFVKSVRKDGEVNGRKITLINTPCWWENYDLKDLPEVVKQELFCSVFLCPPGPHVFLLVINHCLPFTEENRLTIEKHLSLFGENIWRHTIVLLTQTDSVKNKDLQLIIQKCGERYHVFDSENKSVGVKDLLDKIDDVVAANNGKHFETHDDKLLDIQRKRDENERRAKARQETVQGKRNLLKERNAVAPLSEIRIALLGWILSGKSSAGNTIFNHEIFPIRRTQKCTSHTGVVNGRSITVLDTPGWWKYFSSKFIPEFAQAAILESVGKSQHVQFPHAMILVVPIDTSFKNEQKQIIKEYMVTSGEDVWKHTIVLFTWGDRFPDISIEQHIESEGDALQWLIEKCKNRYHVFDNTNKNNQDQVTELLQKIDEMVAENSLYHLNTHCAAEENIHETDTQQDEEISLDAGCVMELLQQEIIKRFNEIKRRLKYLGLDFTGSTETRSRGSMSEPPSLSADEKLKEKMRREGSRWEVTLMDALLNNQNPEASSASHEKLWLQRCDEYSLIMVQAPTSAV from the exons ATGGAACAAG AAATAAGAGCCGTTGTTCTTGGGTGGCAGAAATCTGACAAAGCCTTAGTGATAAACAGCATTTTAGGTGATGAAGTTGAGTCTGACAAATACTTTGTAAAATCTGTGAGGAAAGACGGTGAAGTGAATGGAAGAAAGATCACTCTGATCAACACACCATGTTGGTGGGAGAATTATGATTTGAAAGACTTGCCAGAGGTTGTTAAACAGGAACTGTTTTGCAGTGTCTTTCTGTGTCCACCAGGACCTCACGTCTTTTTATTGGTCATTAATCATTGTTTGCCTTTTACTGAAGAAAACAGACTCACTATTGAGAAGCACCTTAGTCTCTTTGGTGAGAATATCTGGAGACACACCATAGTGTTGCTTACACAAACAGATTCAGTAAAGAACAAAGATCTTCAGCTGATCATACAGAAATGTGGAGAAAGATATCATGTATTtgattctgaaaataaaagtgTTGGAGTTAAAGATCTACTTGACAAGATTGATGATGTTGTGGCGGCAAACAATGGTAAGCATTTTGAAACACATGATGACAAGCTGCTTGACATTCAGAGGAAGAGAGATGAAAATGAAAGAAGAGCAAAGGCCAGACAAGAAACAGTTCAAGGCAAAAGAAACCTACTTAAAGAAAGAA aCGCTGTGGCTCCGCTCTCAGAAATAAGAATTGCTCTGCTGGGTTGGATTCTGTCTGGGAAGAGTTCAGCCGGAAACACCATCTTCAATCATGAAATATTTCCGAttagaagaacacaaaagtgtaCAAGCCATACTGGTGTAGTGAATGGCAGATCAATAACCGTGTTGGACACTCCAGGCTGGTGGAAATATTTCTCATCTAAATTCATCCCAGAATTTGCACAGGCTGCAATCCTGGAGAGTGTAGGAAAATCACAACATGTGCAGTTCCCTCACGCCATGATCTTGGTGGTTCCTATTGATACTTCATTCAAGAATGAACAGAAACAAATCATTAAAGAGTATATGGTCACTTCTGGAGAAGATGTGTGGAAACACACCATAGTTCTGTTCACATGGGGTGACAGATTCCCAGACATTTCAATCGAGCAGCACATTGAGAGTGAAGGTGACGCCCTCCAGTGGCTGATTGAGAAATGTAAGAACAGATATCACGTCTTTGACAACACAAACAAGAATAACCAAGATCAAGTCACAGAGCTGCTCCAGAAAATTGATGAGATGGTGGCAGAAAACAGTCTGTACCACCTCAACACTCATTGTGCTGCAGAAGAAAACATTCATGAGACTGACACACAACAAGATGAGGAAATAAGTCTGGATGCTGGCTGTGTGATGGAATTACTACAGCAGGAGATTATCAAAAGGTTTAATGAGATCAAAAGACGACTAAAATACTTAGGGTTGGATTTCACTGGAAGTACAGAGACCAGAAGTCGTGGTAGCATGTCAGAGCCTCCAAGCT TGTCAGCTGATGAGAAACTCAAAGAGAAGATGAGGAGAGAAGGAAGCAGATGGGAAGTAACTTTAATGGACGCGCTCTTGAACAATCAGAATCCTGAAGCATCATCTG CTTCACATGAGAAATTGTGGCTTCAAAGATGTGATGAATACAGCTTAATTATGGTACAAGCTCCAACATCAGCAGTCTAG
- the LOC127173486 gene encoding LOW QUALITY PROTEIN: uncharacterized protein LOC127173486 (The sequence of the model RefSeq protein was modified relative to this genomic sequence to represent the inferred CDS: inserted 1 base in 1 codon), whose product MSRKASKKTKHLDEPRFRACVPPCPRFITDESAHTPLPEGSLPAGSLQQRSPRIWSRFRRGGAAAAFVGFAAGSSGSPARSLGEEARAADSSPRGTGSTLPISSSEEVDVESVGDVQAPSFPQYEELLEVVTRAVAKLNIDWPPESLVEPQTSKLDERFLRSRPPSARRSLPFFPDLHTEVSRSWNNPFSSRLFIPASYNYGHVGGLDERGYRAMPRVEQTLASYLSPAAASSLKAPVLPSKPLRVTSALVGKGYAAAGQAGACLHTMSVLQAYQADLLKELDEGAEIRDCDISELRRTADLSLRATKETARAIGRSMASLVAAERHLWLTLSDMKEKDRVFLLDAPLSPSGLFGDAVNAVVDRYQEARKQAAAFQRFLPRRRPTHEAAELEQPRPRTSSSHRETQKQSVATRTPPHRGRVRRRSRSGAPGRSPICGSCFSLGGPRPSGPDGAGPLRVAPSGEFRGAPHYSVSGSPLCPREAVLPTLPVIQGAAASCELSPQSLPARDVPELGGSPPPAGDTGLATRVTPEASLERLVPLVDHLAAWKLLPNVSAWVLHTVERGYRIQFGASPPPFNGVFPTLVGPEQGLVMEQEVATLLRKEAIEVVPPQFRESGFYSRYFIVPKKDGGLRPILDLRLLNRSVMRLKFRMLTVRQVVSQIRSEDWFVTIDLKDAYFHVSILPQHRKFLRFAFRGEAYQYRVLPFGLALSPRTFTKCVDAALAPLRLQGIRILNYIDDWLILAQSEMVAVRHRDVVLAHMKELGLRLNAKKSVLSPVQRTTYLGVVWDSTTMQAQLSPARIESILAAVMRVKEGRSLTVKQFQRLLGLMAAASNVIPFGLLYMRPLQWWLKTXGVSPRGNPLRMIKVTRRCLRALDMWRKPWFLSQGPVLGAPCRRVTLATDASLTGWGAVMSGHPARGLWSGRHLSWHINCLEMLAVFQGLKHFLPDLRDRHVLVRTDNTAVVSYINHQGGLRSRPLYKLAHQILVWSQGKLLSLRAVFVPGYLNVGADVLSRQGPRPGEWMLHPEVVKQIWRVFGPAQVDLFATRDNAQCPLWYSLVHPAPLGLDAMVQTWPRLRLYAFPPIALLPGVLERVRRDGVSLLLVAPFWPGRVWFSDLISLLDGSPWEIPVRRDLLSQAGGSFLHPRPELWKLWVWPLRGRTS is encoded by the exons atgtcTAGAAAAGCTAGTAAGAAAACCAAGCATTTAGACGAGCCGCGTTTTAGAGCGTGTGTTCCTCCTTGCCCTCGTTTTATTACGG ATGAGTCTGCACACactccgctcccggaaggctctcttcCAGCTGGGAGCCTTCAGCAGCGTTCCCCGCGGATCTGGTcccgcttccgccgaggcggGGCGGCGGCTGCATTCGTGGGGTTCGCAGCTGGATCTAGCGGATCCCCAGCCCGGTCTCTGGGTGaggaagcccgcgctgcggaTTCTTCCCCCCGGGGGACGGGCTCGACACTCCCCATATCTTCCTCTGAGGAGGTTGATGTGGAGAGTGTCGGTGATGTTCAAGCACCATCGTTTCCCCAATATGAGGAGCTGCTGGAGGTGGTGACTCGTGCGGTGGCCAAGCTTAATATCGATTGGCCCCCCGAGTCATTGGTTGAACCGCAGACTAGTAAACTAGACGAGAGGTTTCTGCGGTCTCGCCCACCTTCAGCACGCCGGAGCCTTCCTTTTTTCCCCGATCTCCACACTGAGGTGTCGAGATCGTGGAATAACCCGTTCTCGTCCCGCTTGTTCATTCCCGCCTCCTATAACTACGGTCATGTGGGCGGGTTGGATGAGCGGGGGTACAGAGCGATGCCCCGGGTGGAACAGACACTTGCCAGCTATCTGTCCCCCGCCGCGGCATCGTCTCTGAAGGCTCCGGTCTTGCCCTCCAAGCCGCTGCGAGTCACCTCAGCGCTGGTGGGCAAGGGGTACGCGGCTGCGGGTCAGGCTGGTGCGTGTCTGCACACCATGTCGGTGTTACAGGCgtaccaggctgacctgcttAAAGAGTTGGACGAAGGCGCGGAGATCAGGGATTGTGACATCTCTGAGCTCCGGAGGACCGCTGATTTGTCTCTCCGTGCCACTAAGGAGACCGCCCGTGCCATCGGGCGGTCTATGGCTTCCCTTGTGGCTGCGGAGAGACATCTCTGGTTGACCCTGTCTGATATGAAAGAaaaggacagggtcttcctccTGGACGCCCCGCTTTCGCCTTCTGGCCTGTTCGGCGACGCTGTCAATGCGGTCGTCGACAGGTACCAGGAGGCGCGTAAGCAAGCGGCGGCGTTCCAGCGGTTCCTCCCTCGCCGCCGTCCAACTCACGAGGCTGCTGAGCTGGAGCAGCCTCGTCCGCGTACCAGCTCCTCACACCGGGAAACGCAGAAACAGAGCGTCGCCACCCGCACTCCTCCCCATCGAGGGCGGGTGCGCAGACGCTCTAGGTCGGGGGCCCCAGGACGAAGCCCGATCTGCGGGTCGTGCTTCAGTCTAGGAGGTCCTCGGCCAAGCGGCCCTGATGGTGCGGGGCCGCTGAGGGTAGCCCCATCGGGGGAGTTCCGGGGTGCACCGCATTATTCGGTGTCCGGCTCCCCCCTGTGCCCTCGGGAGGCTGTCTTGCCCACCCTGCCGGTGATTCAGGGCGCAGCAGCCTCCTGCGAGCTTTCCCCTCAGTCTCTTCCGGCCAGAGACGTTCCAGAGCTGGGGGGCTCGCCACCCCCTGCGGGG GACACCGGTCTAGCGACCCGTGTaacaccagaggccagtctcgagaggctggttcccttagtagatcatttggcagcgtggaaactactgcccaaTGTGTCTGCTTGGGTCCTGCACACTGTAGAGCGAGGTTATCGCATTCAGTTCGGCGCTTCACCTCCGCCGTTCAACGGGGTCTTTCCCACTTTGGTGGGtcccgagcagggtctggtaatggagcAAGAAGTAGCTACTctcctgaggaaggaggccatcgaggtggtccctcctcagttcagagagtccgggttctacagccggtacttcattgttcccaagaaggatgggggcctgcgtcccattttagatctCCGCCTCCTGAACCGCTCAGTCATGCGGCTGAAGTTCAGGATGCTGACTGTAAGACAGGTcgtgtcacaaatcaggtccgaggactggtttgtcacGATAGATCTAAAGGACGCGTATTTCcacgtctccatccttcctcaacacaggaagttcctgaggtttgctttcaggggcgaagcttaccaatatcgggttcttcctTTCGGtctagcactctccccccgcactttcacgaagtgtgtggatgcagctctggctcccctgcgactccagggcatccgcatactcaatTACATCGACGACTGGCTTATCCTGGCCCAGTCGGAGATGGTAGCGGTTCGGCATCGAGATGTCGTTCTCGCACACATGAAAGAGCTGGGGTTAAGACtaaacgccaagaaaagtgtgctttctccagtacagagaaccacttatctgggcgtggtgtgggattcgaccacgatgcaggcacagttgtctcctgctcggatcgagtcgatcctcgCCGCAGTCATGAGAGTGAAggaaggccggtcactcactgtcaagcagTTTCAACGACTGCTGGGTCtcatggcagctgcgtccaacgtgataccttttggcctgctgtacatgagacccctacagtggtggctcaaga agggggtctccccgaggggaaacccgcttcgcatgatcaaggtcacgcggcgatGCCTTCGTGCCTTAGATATGTGGAGGAAACCctggttcttgtctcagggcccggtgctgggagctccttgtcgccgtgTAACGCTAGCGACGGACGCATCCCTCACTGGTTGGGgagcggtcatgagtggccaccctgcccgcggtctgtggagtGGTCGCCATCTCAGTtggcacataaattgcctggagatgctggccgtgtttcaagggctgaaacactttctcccggacctGAGAGATCGCCACGTGTTGGTCCGCACCGACAACACGGCGGTGGTctcttacatcaaccaccaaggaggtctgcgttcgcgccccttgtacaagctggcgcaccagatccttgtgtggtcccagggcAAACTCCTCTCACTGAGAGCAGTTTTTGTACCCGGGTATCTCAATGTGGGAGCAGACGtcctgtcgagacaggggccgaggcccggggaatggatgcttcaccccgaggtggtgaagcagatctgGAGAGTGTTTGGTCCAGCCCAGGTGGACCTGTTTGCCACGAGGGACAATgcgcaatgtcccctctggtactctctagttcatccagctccgctggggctggat